The nucleotide sequence CTTCGCGATCATAATACAAGTGTTTTGCATACAATTCATACCAAATATCATTATCTGACATTATGTCTTTGATCGCTTGAATATCTTTCATTACTTGCTGATAACGTGATTTGCTAGGCTGCAGCTTTAAGTTAAACATGGCTTCTTTACAGTCACCGTCGACAATCCAACTGGCCATCAATTTGGCAACCCGTGATGAGTTTTCAATCATGTCACACACTAACCAGTGAGTATTCTTTTTGTGTGGTCTAAATTTGAAACCATCTTGTTGATAGTGCTTAACTTGACCGGTCTCCATCAATGATTCTGCCATTGGTCCATTATCTACTGACTTAACCATCATGCCACGACGAACCAATTGATAAGTCCAACCACCAGGCGCCGCACCTAAATCAACCGCGTTCATCCCAGAGGTTAATCGGGTTTCTCGTTCTTCCTTTGGAACAAAATATAAAAATGCTTCATCAAGTTTTAATGTCGAACGACTCGGTGATGCATTTGGAAACTTCAACCTTGGGATGCCCATTTCATGAACAGAGCTATTACGAACATAGGAATATCCAAGTTGCACCTGCTGACCAGAAAAGAACAATGCATGTAAAGATACTGCGCCTCGCTCTTGTTCTTGCTGTTGTTTACTAAGCGGAGCTAATACAGACGTTTTACGTAAATGTTGACGCAATGGTACCGACAGTTTACGACCAAATTTGCTTAATGCTTTACCATCATTGGTATCTAAGGTTTCTACCCTTAACTCTTGGTAATGTGATTCATCACCTAGTGCTTCAGCAATAGCCTCTACCCGGTTATATTCCGGTAACTCAACAATATCACCTAGTGTTACAAACCATTGACGAGCAAAAATCAAACGCTTAAGCGGTAGCTTTTGAATTAAAATGTCTGCTTGTTTTGCTTCATATAAATGAAATTCCACTAAACCTTCATTCTTCTTTAGCTTAATAAAACCAAAAACTTCATTCCAAGATGCTTTTTCAGTAATTTCGGCGGCACATTCTTTTTCAAAGCCGGGGCGACAATAAAGTACGATCGCAGTCATTAAATTTATATTCCTGTATTAATTAAATATCTAATCACTTGCATTAAGATCAGACACTTCAGATTTGGTAAAAGCAATTGCTAATAATAACCATGCAATTGCAAACGCAATTCCCCCCAACGGCGTGAACACCGATAATAAGGTAATCGCAAATAAAGACTTAATCATAATAGACAATGAAAATGCCACTAAGCCAAACGCAAAACCACACGCTGAAATAAGCGCTAAACCATTGTTCTTTTGTTGCTCTGTCGACAATGCGATAAACACCGCAATGCTATGAATAAAAGCAAACAATATCGCTGTTTCTAAATTATTAACTACCGTTAAGCTTAGCTCACGACCAGCATGCGACAACCAAGCACTTAACAAAACTGACGCAGCGGCCATTATACCAGCAATTAGCGCTAATACTTTAACAATCATGATAAGTTCTCAATAATAAAGGATTTAATCATATCAGCTGCGTTTTCAATATGCTGTTGATGGGTAAAACCAGATTTCACCCTAGGCTTTAGATCATGATCACCATCAGCAAAGAATTGCACAGAAATGTTTTTATACAAAGAGTACCCTGCAATTTCTGCTTC is from Thalassotalea crassostreae and encodes:
- the rlmM gene encoding 23S rRNA (cytidine(2498)-2'-O)-methyltransferase RlmM → MTAIVLYCRPGFEKECAAEITEKASWNEVFGFIKLKKNEGLVEFHLYEAKQADILIQKLPLKRLIFARQWFVTLGDIVELPEYNRVEAIAEALGDESHYQELRVETLDTNDGKALSKFGRKLSVPLRQHLRKTSVLAPLSKQQQEQERGAVSLHALFFSGQQVQLGYSYVRNSSVHEMGIPRLKFPNASPSRSTLKLDEAFLYFVPKEERETRLTSGMNAVDLGAAPGGWTYQLVRRGMMVKSVDNGPMAESLMETGQVKHYQQDGFKFRPHKKNTHWLVCDMIENSSRVAKLMASWIVDGDCKEAMFNLKLQPSKSRYQQVMKDIQAIKDIMSDNDIWYELYAKHLYYDREEVTVHLRVLTRT
- a CDS encoding DUF423 domain-containing protein, with the translated sequence MIVKVLALIAGIMAAASVLLSAWLSHAGRELSLTVVNNLETAILFAFIHSIAVFIALSTEQQKNNGLALISACGFAFGLVAFSLSIMIKSLFAITLLSVFTPLGGIAFAIAWLLLAIAFTKSEVSDLNASD